The Pseudomonas sp. DG56-2 genome contains a region encoding:
- a CDS encoding TonB-dependent siderophore receptor: MSRNSKLHTLAANTLAPCLAFCVPTFAAESGSTALALPSTAITSSSDNEVISLATPLPAGSRLNLSAMDTPASTSSISADAIDKRNNLTVQDAVTRSPGITSVATPGNGGTALSARGFEGHGSVMTLFDGSRMYTGAGTQTFPVDPWMVERIDVIRGPASVLYGEGATGAVINVIAKKPFAGDIRNHLRLGYGAYDRQQLGLDSGGSLSERLSYRVTLNNQQSNGWVDRGDSKNLAMSAALRFDASDDLSFTLAHERGDAEPMNYFGTPLIDGHYRDSLGKKNYNVQNDVQRYHDEWTRLNTDWTISDSISASNQLYYIKSRRHWRNAEDYTWNSGAGQLERGSYLEIKHDQEQIGDRQSFSFDHSLFGLASKTVVGAEYNRIRFGIDSNSPYNDIGGDLVDPWNPAPGYFHSKDPTRPQSQSTTRTFALFAENRTQLTDRWSLVTGIRRDQNHIDRDNLVDGSRTDRSLGGGNWRAGLVFAVTDDLSLYGQYSTSEDGVSDLVTLSPSQQNFDLTEAKQTEFGLKQLFWDGRGEWTLAAYHIVKKKLLVSNPITHLKEQAGQQTSDGLEATLELALANQWQVSANASVVRAKYDDFDQVVNGQTVSRAGNRPSNVPRRTANLWVSKGLEHGVDLGMGLRYVDQRYANTANTQTVPGFTVVDANLGWQVLADVRLGLQLNNLLDRRYAATAHSGEQWIMGEPRSYFATVDYSF, translated from the coding sequence ATGTCCCGTAATTCCAAGCTTCACACTCTGGCGGCCAATACCCTGGCCCCCTGCCTGGCATTCTGCGTGCCGACCTTTGCCGCTGAATCTGGCAGCACCGCCCTTGCGCTTCCTTCCACGGCCATCACCAGCAGCAGCGACAACGAGGTGATCAGCCTGGCTACCCCGTTGCCGGCCGGTTCGCGGCTGAATCTCAGCGCCATGGATACCCCGGCCAGCACCAGCAGCATCAGTGCCGACGCCATCGACAAGCGCAACAACCTCACCGTCCAGGACGCCGTCACACGTTCGCCGGGCATCACTTCGGTGGCGACGCCTGGCAATGGCGGCACCGCCCTCTCGGCCCGTGGCTTCGAAGGTCATGGCTCGGTGATGACGTTGTTCGATGGCTCGCGGATGTATACCGGTGCCGGCACCCAGACATTCCCGGTTGATCCGTGGATGGTCGAACGCATCGACGTGATCCGCGGTCCGGCCTCGGTGCTCTATGGTGAAGGCGCCACCGGTGCGGTCATCAACGTGATTGCCAAAAAGCCTTTTGCCGGTGACATCCGCAACCATCTGCGGCTGGGCTACGGCGCCTACGACCGTCAGCAACTGGGCCTGGACAGCGGCGGTTCGCTGAGCGAGCGCCTGAGCTACCGAGTGACCTTGAACAATCAGCAGAGCAACGGCTGGGTCGATCGTGGCGACTCGAAAAACCTGGCGATGAGCGCCGCCCTGCGTTTCGACGCCAGTGACGACTTGAGTTTTACCCTGGCCCACGAGCGCGGCGATGCCGAGCCGATGAACTACTTCGGTACGCCGCTGATTGACGGCCACTACCGCGACAGCCTGGGCAAAAAGAACTACAACGTGCAAAACGATGTGCAGCGCTACCACGACGAGTGGACGCGCCTGAACACTGACTGGACTATCAGCGATTCGATCAGCGCCAGCAACCAGCTCTATTACATCAAGAGTCGCCGACACTGGCGCAACGCCGAAGACTACACCTGGAACAGCGGCGCAGGACAACTGGAGCGCGGCAGCTACCTGGAGATCAAGCACGACCAGGAGCAAATCGGTGATCGCCAGAGCTTCTCCTTTGATCACTCGCTGTTCGGACTGGCCAGCAAGACCGTGGTCGGTGCCGAGTACAACCGCATTCGCTTCGGCATCGACAGCAACTCACCTTACAACGACATTGGCGGCGACTTGGTCGACCCATGGAACCCGGCCCCAGGCTACTTCCACAGCAAGGACCCCACCCGCCCTCAAAGTCAGAGCACTACCCGCACCTTTGCCCTGTTCGCCGAAAACCGTACCCAGCTGACTGATCGCTGGTCGCTGGTAACCGGTATCCGCCGTGACCAGAACCACATCGACCGCGACAACCTGGTTGATGGCAGCCGCACCGACCGTAGCCTTGGCGGTGGAAACTGGCGTGCAGGGTTGGTCTTTGCGGTCACCGATGATCTGTCGTTGTACGGCCAGTACTCCACCAGTGAAGACGGCGTCAGTGACCTGGTTACGCTCAGCCCAAGCCAGCAGAACTTCGACCTCACCGAAGCCAAACAGACCGAGTTTGGTCTCAAGCAATTGTTCTGGGACGGTCGCGGCGAATGGACCCTAGCGGCGTATCACATCGTCAAAAAGAAGCTGTTGGTCAGCAACCCCATCACCCACCTCAAGGAACAAGCCGGACAGCAAACCTCCGATGGCCTGGAAGCGACCCTGGAACTGGCCCTGGCCAACCAATGGCAGGTTTCTGCCAACGCCTCGGTCGTGCGGGCCAAGTACGACGACTTCGATCAGGTGGTCAACGGTCAAACGGTTTCGCGCGCGGGAAATCGACCAAGCAATGTGCCACGGCGCACCGCCAATCTATGGGTCAGCAAAGGCCTGGAGCACGGCGTCGACCTCGGCATGGGCCTGCGTTATGTCGACCAACGCTACGCCAACACCGCCAATACCCAGACCGTTCCTGGCTTCACCGTGGTTGATGCCAACCTTGGCTGGCAGGTGCTTGCCGATGTGCGCCTGGGACTGCAGTTGAACAACCTGCTGGACCGTCGCTATGCCGCCACGGCGCACAGTGGCGAACAATGGATCATGGGCGAGCCTCGGTCGTACTTCGCCACCGTGGACTACAGCTTCTAA
- a CDS encoding MFS transporter: MASVEGSTGSTPHRAISKEERKVIFASSLGTVFEWYDFYLYGSLAAIIAKHFFAGVNETTSFIFALLAFAAGFAVRPFGAIVFGRLGDMIGRKYTFLITIVIMGVSTAIVGLLPSYATIGVAAPIILITLRLLQGLALGGEYGGAATYVAEHAPQGKRGYFTSWIQTTATLGLFLSLLVILACRTVLGTEAFEAWGWRIPFLLSILLLIVSVYIRLQLSESPVFLKMKAEGKASKAPLTESFARWDNLKVVIMALLGGTAGQAVVWYTGQFYALFFLLQTLKIDPQTANLLIAGSLLIGTPFFILFGSLSDRIGRKGIIMAGCIIAALTYFPIFKALTEYGNPDVFLAQERNPVTVIADPNQCSFQFDPVGKAKFTSSCDLAKSVLAKRAIPYDNVKAEPGTVAQIRIGENVLQSFEGTGMPAADFKVQNDAFVASLGTALKDAGYPEKADPAKTNYPMVLLLLTILVIYVTMVYGPIAAWLVELFPTRIRYTSMSLPYHIGNGWFGGFLPTVAFAMVAATGDIYYGLWYPIVIAVMTAILGIFFLPETKDRDIHHD, translated from the coding sequence ATGGCATCAGTCGAAGGCTCCACAGGCAGCACACCTCACCGTGCAATCTCCAAGGAGGAGCGAAAAGTCATTTTCGCTTCGTCCTTGGGCACAGTGTTCGAATGGTACGACTTTTACCTCTACGGCTCCCTCGCAGCAATTATCGCCAAGCACTTCTTTGCCGGGGTCAACGAGACCACCTCATTCATCTTCGCCCTTCTCGCTTTTGCCGCAGGTTTTGCCGTGCGCCCCTTTGGCGCCATCGTGTTCGGGCGGCTGGGCGACATGATCGGGCGCAAGTACACGTTCCTGATCACCATCGTGATCATGGGCGTGTCGACCGCAATCGTGGGCTTGCTACCCAGCTATGCCACCATCGGTGTAGCAGCACCGATCATTCTGATTACCCTGCGCCTCCTGCAAGGCTTGGCCCTGGGCGGCGAATACGGTGGCGCGGCAACCTATGTAGCCGAGCATGCCCCACAAGGTAAACGTGGCTACTTCACCTCCTGGATTCAAACCACTGCGACCCTGGGGCTGTTTCTGTCGCTGTTGGTTATCCTCGCCTGCCGTACCGTTCTTGGCACTGAAGCCTTCGAGGCCTGGGGCTGGCGAATTCCGTTCTTGCTGTCGATTCTGCTGCTGATCGTTTCGGTGTACATCCGCCTGCAACTGAGCGAGTCACCCGTATTTCTGAAGATGAAAGCCGAGGGCAAAGCCTCCAAGGCGCCGCTGACCGAGTCTTTTGCGCGCTGGGACAATCTCAAGGTGGTGATCATGGCGCTGCTTGGCGGCACCGCCGGCCAGGCCGTGGTCTGGTACACCGGGCAGTTCTACGCACTGTTTTTTCTGTTGCAGACGCTGAAGATCGACCCACAAACCGCCAACCTGCTGATTGCAGGCTCACTGCTGATCGGTACACCGTTCTTCATTCTGTTCGGCAGCCTGTCTGACCGCATCGGACGCAAGGGCATCATCATGGCGGGCTGCATCATTGCCGCGCTAACGTACTTTCCGATCTTCAAGGCATTGACCGAATACGGTAATCCAGACGTGTTCCTCGCCCAGGAGCGAAACCCGGTAACGGTGATTGCCGACCCCAACCAGTGTTCGTTCCAGTTCGATCCGGTGGGCAAGGCAAAATTCACCAGCTCCTGCGACCTGGCCAAGAGTGTGTTAGCCAAGCGCGCCATTCCCTACGACAACGTCAAGGCTGAACCCGGCACTGTCGCGCAAATTCGCATCGGCGAGAACGTGCTGCAGAGCTTTGAAGGAACCGGCATGCCGGCCGCCGACTTCAAGGTCCAGAACGACGCGTTCGTCGCCAGCCTCGGGACTGCACTCAAGGACGCGGGCTACCCGGAAAAAGCCGACCCCGCCAAAACCAACTACCCGATGGTGTTGTTGCTGCTGACCATCCTGGTGATCTACGTGACCATGGTTTACGGACCGATTGCCGCCTGGCTGGTGGAGCTGTTCCCGACGCGCATCCGCTACACCTCGATGTCACTGCCTTATCACATTGGCAACGGCTGGTTCGGCGGCTTCCTGCCCACGGTAGCGTTCGCCATGGTCGCGGCCACGGGTGATATCTATTACGGGCTGTGGTACCCGATCGTGATCGCGGTGATGACCGCCATCCTGGGTATTTTCTTTCTACCGGAAACCAAGGACCGGGATATTCATCACGACTGA
- a CDS encoding MAPEG family protein, translated as MHDILAVFALCVVVLFMKMLAISCYQGFYRISRMTFKNGEDAGLVGRQPSPEELPQVRRAAQAWANDLENIPLFFVLGGLCLVFNPPALLTSGLMVLFTGARVMHTVTYLARWQPWRTVAYAIAMVCLLGLAALVTMGAIRHL; from the coding sequence ATGCACGATATTTTGGCCGTCTTTGCGTTGTGTGTAGTCGTACTCTTTATGAAAATGCTGGCGATTTCCTGCTACCAGGGCTTCTACCGCATTAGCCGCATGACCTTCAAGAACGGTGAGGATGCAGGCTTGGTTGGGCGCCAGCCAAGCCCGGAGGAGTTGCCGCAGGTCAGGCGAGCGGCGCAGGCCTGGGCCAACGACCTGGAGAATATCCCACTGTTTTTCGTCCTGGGAGGGCTGTGCCTGGTGTTCAATCCACCGGCTTTGCTCACCAGCGGATTAATGGTCCTGTTCACCGGTGCCCGGGTGATGCATACCGTGACCTATCTGGCACGCTGGCAGCCTTGGCGAACCGTTGCCTACGCCATTGCAATGGTTTGTCTGTTGGGGCTCGCCGCGCTGGTGACAATGGGTGCAATCCGCCACCTGTAG
- a CDS encoding saccharopine dehydrogenase family protein gives MKKNVLIIGAGGVAKVVAHKCAQHNDELGRIAIASRNISKCQAIIDSVNAKGSLKQPAEIKAFALNALDVEATKALIRETESQIVINVGSAFLNMSVLRACIDTGVAYLDTAIHEEPGKICETPPWYGNYEWKHLEECQQKNITAILGVGFDPGVVNAYAALAQQQYFDRIDSIDILDVNAGSHGKYFATNFDPEINFREFTGQVWSWQNSQWTSNTMFEVKRTDDLPVVGSQNLYLTGHDEVHSLSKNLDVPNVRFWMSFGEHYINVFTVLKNLGLLSEQPVKTAEGLEVVPLKVVKAVLPDPSSLAPGYTGKTCIGDLVKGTKDGQPREIFIYNVADHEEAYVETDSQGISYTAGVPPVAAALLVARGEWDVQRMANVEELPAEPFLKALDEMGLPTRIKDENGDRPWN, from the coding sequence TTGAAGAAGAACGTCCTTATCATTGGTGCAGGAGGTGTCGCCAAGGTGGTGGCCCACAAGTGCGCACAGCACAACGACGAACTCGGTCGTATTGCTATCGCGTCGCGCAACATCTCCAAATGCCAGGCCATCATCGACAGCGTCAACGCCAAGGGCAGCCTGAAACAGCCTGCTGAAATCAAGGCTTTCGCGCTGAACGCCCTGGATGTCGAAGCGACCAAGGCGCTGATCCGCGAAACCGAATCGCAGATCGTCATCAACGTCGGCTCTGCGTTCCTCAACATGTCGGTGCTGCGTGCCTGCATCGATACCGGCGTGGCCTACCTGGACACCGCCATCCACGAAGAACCGGGCAAAATCTGCGAAACCCCGCCCTGGTACGGCAACTACGAGTGGAAACACCTCGAGGAATGCCAGCAGAAGAACATCACCGCCATTCTTGGCGTAGGTTTCGACCCAGGTGTGGTCAACGCCTATGCAGCACTGGCGCAGCAACAGTATTTCGACCGTATTGATTCTATCGATATTCTCGACGTCAATGCCGGTTCCCATGGCAAGTACTTCGCCACCAACTTCGACCCGGAAATCAACTTCCGTGAGTTCACAGGACAGGTGTGGAGCTGGCAGAACAGCCAGTGGACCAGCAACACCATGTTCGAAGTCAAGCGTACCGATGATCTGCCGGTAGTGGGTTCGCAGAACCTGTACCTGACTGGCCACGATGAAGTGCACTCGCTGTCGAAAAACCTCGACGTGCCCAACGTGCGTTTCTGGATGAGCTTTGGCGAGCACTACATCAATGTGTTCACCGTGCTCAAGAACCTGGGCCTGCTCTCCGAGCAACCGGTCAAGACTGCAGAAGGCCTGGAAGTGGTACCACTGAAAGTGGTCAAGGCCGTGCTGCCTGATCCGTCTTCGCTGGCACCGGGTTACACCGGCAAAACCTGCATTGGTGACCTGGTCAAGGGCACCAAGGACGGCCAGCCACGTGAGATCTTCATCTACAACGTGGCAGACCACGAAGAAGCCTACGTCGAGACCGACAGCCAGGGTATTTCCTATACCGCAGGTGTGCCACCCGTGGCTGCAGCCTTGCTGGTCGCCCGTGGAGAGTGGGACGTGCAGCGCATGGCCAACGTCGAGGAACTGCCGGCTGAGCCGTTCCTCAAGGCGCTGGACGAGATGGGCCTGCCAACTCGCATCAAAGACGAGAATGGCGACCGCCCCTGGAACTGA
- a CDS encoding carboxynorspermidine decarboxylase: MIKTPYYLIDKTKLLRNMEKIAYVRENSGAKALLALKCFATWSVFDLMQQYMDGTTSSSLYELKLGRQKFAGETHAYSVAWADDEIGEMVENCDKIIFNSIGQLQRFAEQTEGTVRGLRVNPQVSSSDYLLADPARPFSRLGEWDPVKVEAVIEQISGFMFHNNCENGDFGLFDQMLCTIEERFGHLLHKVEWVSLGGGIHFTGEDYALDAFCARLKSFSEKYGVQVYLEPGEAAITQSASLEVTVLDTLYNGKHLAVVDSSIEAHMLDLLIYRLNAKLAPSEGEHTYMVCGKSCLAGDIFGEYQFDRPLAIGDRLSFVDAAGYTMVKKNWFNGLKMPSIVVKQLDGTVEVVREFGFEDYLSSLS, translated from the coding sequence ATGATCAAAACGCCGTATTACCTCATCGACAAAACCAAGCTGCTGCGCAACATGGAGAAGATCGCCTACGTGCGTGAAAACTCCGGTGCCAAGGCGCTGCTGGCCCTCAAGTGCTTCGCCACCTGGTCGGTATTCGACCTGATGCAGCAGTACATGGACGGTACCACCTCGTCTTCGCTCTACGAACTCAAGCTGGGTCGCCAGAAGTTCGCCGGTGAGACGCACGCCTACAGCGTAGCCTGGGCCGACGACGAAATCGGCGAGATGGTCGAGAACTGCGACAAGATCATTTTCAACTCCATCGGTCAGTTGCAACGCTTCGCCGAGCAAACCGAAGGCACCGTGCGCGGCCTGCGCGTCAACCCGCAGGTAAGCAGCTCCGACTACTTGCTGGCTGACCCTGCGCGCCCATTCAGCCGCCTGGGTGAGTGGGATCCGGTAAAAGTCGAAGCAGTCATCGAACAGATCTCCGGCTTCATGTTCCACAACAACTGCGAGAACGGCGATTTCGGCCTGTTCGACCAGATGCTGTGCACCATCGAAGAGCGCTTCGGTCATCTGCTGCACAAGGTCGAGTGGGTCAGCCTGGGTGGCGGTATCCACTTCACGGGCGAAGACTACGCGCTGGACGCCTTCTGTGCGCGCCTGAAGTCCTTCTCCGAAAAGTACGGCGTGCAGGTTTACCTGGAGCCGGGTGAGGCAGCCATCACCCAGAGCGCCTCGCTGGAAGTCACCGTGCTCGATACCCTCTACAACGGCAAGCACCTGGCCGTCGTCGACAGCTCCATCGAGGCGCACATGCTCGACCTGCTGATCTATCGCCTCAACGCCAAGCTGGCGCCCAGCGAAGGCGAACATACCTACATGGTGTGCGGCAAGTCCTGCCTGGCCGGGGATATCTTTGGCGAATACCAATTTGATCGTCCGCTGGCCATCGGCGATCGGCTGTCGTTTGTTGACGCAGCGGGTTACACCATGGTCAAGAAAAACTGGTTCAACGGCTTGAAAATGCCGTCCATCGTAGTGAAACAACTCGACGGTACTGTTGAGGTTGTTCGCGAATTCGGGTTCGAAGACTACTTGTCCAGCCTGTCGTAA
- the gltS gene encoding sodium/glutamate symporter: protein MLTLQLDALTTVALALVLLALGAQLKKHSYWLRQLCVPAPVIGGFGFALVVWLLRNQQWLDIKLDTAMQTPLMVAFFTTVGLGGSLGLLRQGGKILFIYLGACWGLALLQNLVGVGMAKALGIDPLLGIMAGAVSLEGGFGAAAAFGPIAESLGTTGATTAALASATFGMVAGGLLGSPVARYLIDRKKLAVKADRVDTLQALEKANETPSVTLDAAVLLRLLTCMLVIMVLGFWIGDALKAHLGIVLPVYVGAMFVAIILRNLNDRARIIELPDNAVSTVGDISLGMFLTMAMMSLKFWELEQLGLPLLVILVVQVVIMVLLCIFVLFRLFGGNYDAAVLCAGYMGHGLGATPNAVANMGAICDHYKVFSYKAFIIVPLCGAVLIDIVALPLITWFINAFS, encoded by the coding sequence ATGCTGACCCTGCAACTCGATGCATTGACCACCGTTGCCCTGGCACTTGTGCTGCTGGCACTGGGGGCACAACTTAAAAAACACAGTTACTGGCTGCGCCAGCTCTGCGTACCCGCGCCGGTAATCGGTGGTTTTGGTTTTGCTCTGGTGGTATGGCTGCTGCGTAACCAGCAGTGGTTGGACATCAAGCTGGATACGGCCATGCAAACCCCGTTGATGGTGGCGTTCTTCACCACCGTCGGCCTGGGTGGCAGCCTTGGCCTGCTACGCCAGGGCGGCAAGATCCTGTTCATTTATCTGGGTGCCTGCTGGGGCCTGGCGCTGCTGCAGAACCTGGTGGGTGTCGGCATGGCCAAGGCGCTGGGTATCGATCCGCTGCTGGGGATCATGGCCGGAGCAGTGTCACTGGAAGGCGGTTTCGGTGCGGCGGCAGCCTTTGGCCCGATTGCCGAGAGCCTTGGCACCACGGGTGCCACAACGGCAGCACTGGCTTCGGCGACCTTTGGCATGGTTGCTGGCGGTTTGCTTGGCAGCCCGGTGGCGCGTTATCTGATCGATCGCAAGAAGCTGGCGGTCAAAGCCGACCGGGTCGATACGCTGCAGGCGCTGGAAAAAGCCAACGAAACCCCGAGCGTAACCCTGGATGCGGCGGTACTGCTGCGCTTGCTGACCTGCATGCTGGTCATCATGGTACTGGGCTTCTGGATCGGCGATGCCTTGAAAGCGCACCTGGGCATTGTTTTGCCGGTGTACGTCGGCGCGATGTTTGTCGCCATCATCCTGCGTAATCTCAATGATCGCGCACGGATTATCGAGTTGCCGGACAACGCGGTCAGCACCGTAGGCGATATCAGCCTGGGCATGTTCTTGACCATGGCGATGATGAGCCTGAAGTTCTGGGAGTTGGAGCAGTTGGGCCTGCCGCTGCTGGTGATTCTGGTAGTGCAGGTGGTGATCATGGTGCTGCTGTGCATCTTCGTGTTGTTTCGCCTGTTCGGCGGCAACTACGATGCTGCCGTGCTGTGCGCGGGCTACATGGGGCATGGCCTGGGCGCCACGCCCAATGCGGTGGCCAACATGGGTGCCATTTGTGATCACTACAAGGTGTTCTCCTACAAGGCGTTTATCATCGTGCCCCTGTGTGGCGCGGTGTTGATCGATATCGTTGCCTTGCCGTTGATTACCTGGTTCATCAACGCGTTCAGTTGA
- the hutG gene encoding formimidoylglutamase → MTAHLPMPDWQGRIDAGEGSSALRWHQWVRPYSSAQAPGTALIGLACDEGVTRNQGRSGARQGPPALRKALANLAWRGQRVVYDSGDIACTGSDLEGAQQAYAQRVNELLDHGHLPLGLGGGHEIAYASFLGLAEHLRKHEASPRVGVLNFDAHFDLRHAEKSSSGTPFRQIAEYCEQAGMVFDYCCLGVSELNNTQALFDQADRLNVRYRLDRQMQPWNVAAIEAFVDAFLGGIDHLYMTICLDVLPASQAPGVSAPSAHGVDLMVVEHLVRHAKASGKLRMADIAELNPGLDQDQRTARIGARLLASLVD, encoded by the coding sequence ATGACCGCACATCTGCCCATGCCTGACTGGCAAGGCCGTATTGACGCAGGCGAAGGTTCGTCTGCATTGCGCTGGCACCAGTGGGTGCGGCCTTACAGCAGCGCCCAAGCCCCTGGCACCGCATTGATAGGTCTGGCCTGCGATGAAGGTGTCACCCGCAACCAGGGTCGCAGCGGTGCCCGCCAAGGGCCACCGGCATTGCGCAAGGCGTTGGCCAACCTGGCTTGGCGCGGCCAGCGAGTGGTGTATGACAGCGGCGACATTGCCTGCACCGGTAGCGATCTGGAAGGCGCGCAGCAGGCCTATGCCCAGCGCGTCAATGAACTTCTCGACCACGGTCATTTGCCGTTGGGGTTAGGTGGTGGGCATGAAATCGCTTATGCCAGCTTTCTCGGCTTGGCCGAGCACCTGCGTAAGCACGAAGCCAGTCCACGGGTGGGTGTTCTCAATTTTGACGCCCACTTCGATTTGCGTCATGCCGAAAAAAGCAGCTCCGGCACGCCGTTCCGGCAGATCGCCGAGTACTGCGAGCAGGCGGGCATGGTGTTTGACTACTGCTGCCTGGGCGTGAGTGAGCTGAACAACACGCAAGCCCTGTTTGATCAGGCCGATCGCCTGAACGTGCGCTATCGCCTCGACCGGCAGATGCAACCTTGGAATGTCGCGGCGATCGAGGCGTTTGTCGACGCGTTCCTCGGCGGTATCGACCACCTCTATATGACCATTTGCCTGGATGTGCTGCCCGCCAGTCAGGCACCCGGCGTCAGTGCACCGTCGGCCCATGGTGTCGACCTGATGGTGGTCGAGCACCTGGTCAGGCATGCCAAGGCCAGCGGCAAGCTGCGCATGGCCGACATCGCTGAACTTAACCCCGGTCTTGACCAGGACCAGCGCACCGCGCGCATTGGCGCGAGGTTGTTGGCAAGCCTGGTCGACTAA
- a CDS encoding IclR family transcriptional regulator, with translation MNYNSPTDRLLQILVALGQASEAVSAKELSLQLEQPLSSTYRHLKTLLRWGLAEDNGHGRYLPGPACLQLANKFDREALLVSQAMPELKRLAELSRESVALMVPSNGQAICIELIDSPQPLRCCYQKGLAQPLLVGASARVLLAHMAPERSEAILHEHGVDAEGFELYRQSFIPIRDQGFAISLGEIDDGIWGVSAPVLDSRNRLYGAISLMAPAFRAQHNSERLTRWTREVALRVGARLD, from the coding sequence ATGAACTACAACAGCCCCACCGATCGTTTGCTGCAGATTCTTGTCGCCCTTGGCCAGGCTAGCGAAGCCGTGTCGGCCAAGGAACTGAGCCTGCAGCTGGAACAGCCCTTGAGCAGCACGTATCGGCATTTGAAAACCCTGCTGCGCTGGGGCTTGGCCGAAGACAATGGTCACGGCCGTTATCTGCCGGGGCCTGCCTGCCTGCAATTGGCAAACAAATTCGACCGCGAGGCGCTGCTGGTATCGCAGGCCATGCCCGAGCTCAAACGCTTGGCCGAACTGAGCCGCGAAAGTGTTGCGTTGATGGTGCCCAGCAACGGCCAGGCCATTTGTATCGAATTGATCGATAGCCCCCAGCCGCTGCGTTGCTGTTATCAGAAGGGGCTCGCGCAGCCGCTGCTGGTCGGCGCTTCGGCGCGGGTGCTGCTGGCCCATATGGCGCCAGAGCGAAGCGAGGCGATCCTTCATGAACACGGTGTTGATGCCGAAGGCTTCGAGCTCTATCGGCAAAGCTTTATCCCCATTCGCGACCAGGGCTTTGCCATAAGCCTTGGCGAAATCGACGACGGCATCTGGGGCGTCAGCGCGCCGGTGCTCGACAGCCGCAACCGCTTGTACGGCGCAATCAGCCTGATGGCCCCGGCCTTTCGTGCCCAGCACAACAGTGAGCGCCTGACCCGCTGGACCCGCGAAGTCGCCCTGCGAGTGGGTGCACGGCTGGACTGA
- a CDS encoding PLD nuclease N-terminal domain-containing protein, which yields MENGHIWITLAVLLTLVELWAIKRIIGSKSRADRKMLWIVFIVFVPVLGLIAWAVAGPKSSAGVPISREG from the coding sequence ATGGAAAACGGTCATATCTGGATCACACTTGCAGTATTGCTCACCCTTGTCGAACTTTGGGCTATCAAGCGCATTATCGGGAGTAAAAGTCGGGCAGATCGGAAGATGCTATGGATAGTGTTTATCGTTTTTGTGCCCGTGCTCGGTTTGATCGCCTGGGCCGTGGCCGGTCCAAAATCGAGTGCCGGCGTTCCTATTTCGCGGGAAGGGTAG
- a CDS encoding GlxA family transcriptional regulator translates to MPTPRQFSSKTSTTNMLNLKHPQAASSPAYRVGFVLLENFSMASFTVAMDVLVTANLLQNNLFVITPLSLGGERVISDLGLEIYAAGLERATLDELDMLIVCGGLRTPLKYPLLDRLLAEAASHGLALGGLWNGAYFLGRAGVLADYSCTIHPEQRASLAERSAQSTITPASFVLDRDRLTAASPNGALEMMLALLRLQQGDALAAGVEEILAFSGARFRRVDSSSKKSMSAPLRTIVELMENNLEETLSLDQLASYSGRSRRQIDRLFQAQLGTSPSRYYMELRITKSRRLLQYSDLPLMDVAIACGFVSVSHFSKCYSAYFSYPPSREQRLGE, encoded by the coding sequence ATGCCCACCCCACGCCAGTTCAGCAGTAAAACCAGCACAACGAATATGCTGAACCTCAAGCACCCGCAAGCAGCCTCCTCGCCCGCTTACCGCGTCGGCTTTGTGTTACTGGAAAACTTCTCCATGGCCAGCTTTACCGTGGCCATGGATGTGCTGGTTACCGCCAACCTGTTGCAGAACAACCTTTTTGTGATCACGCCATTGTCTCTGGGCGGTGAGCGCGTCATCAGCGACCTGGGGTTGGAGATCTATGCCGCAGGCCTGGAACGGGCCACCCTGGATGAACTGGACATGTTGATTGTCTGCGGAGGGCTGCGCACCCCCCTCAAGTATCCGCTGCTGGATCGACTGCTGGCCGAAGCGGCAAGCCACGGCCTGGCGTTGGGCGGCCTGTGGAACGGCGCCTATTTTCTCGGCCGTGCCGGGGTGCTGGCGGACTACAGTTGCACCATCCATCCCGAACAGCGGGCAAGCCTAGCCGAGCGCAGCGCGCAAAGCACGATTACCCCGGCAAGCTTTGTCCTGGATCGTGATCGGCTGACGGCGGCCAGCCCCAATGGCGCGTTGGAGATGATGCTGGCCCTGTTGCGGCTGCAACAGGGCGATGCACTGGCCGCGGGAGTGGAGGAAATCCTGGCGTTCTCCGGGGCACGATTTCGCCGTGTCGACAGCAGCTCGAAAAAATCCATGAGCGCGCCGCTGCGTACCATCGTCGAGCTTATGGAGAACAATCTCGAGGAAACCCTTAGCCTCGACCAACTCGCCAGTTACAGCGGCCGCTCGCGACGGCAGATCGATCGTTTGTTCCAGGCACAGCTGGGCACCTCCCCGAGCCGCTACTACATGGAACTGCGCATTACCAAGAGCCGTCGTTTGCTGCAGTATTCCGACCTGCCGCTGATGGACGTAGCGATTGCCTGCGGCTTTGTTTCAGTCTCGCATTTCAGCAAATGCTACAGCGCCTACTTCAGCTATCCACCTTCGCGAGAACAGCGGCTTGGCGAGTAG